In Fusarium musae strain F31 chromosome 7, whole genome shotgun sequence, a single window of DNA contains:
- a CDS encoding hypothetical protein (EggNog:ENOG41), with product MASQINLFSPAELAYLHQSLSLHPPIRPDGRIPTQFRPLTAETGVLPGTNGSARVHFADGTEAIVGVKAEIEKTGGSEEQQQDEEDRTRGDWLELAVEIPGQRDDEASTIFLAEMLREALLADNEFAKKLRINRRFHWRLYLDVLLISPPLSYPLPLLSLTTHLALLATRLPRLKSEGDEDPMFNDDWEASTFLYPRDGADAAGSRPSITLLVVAIGDNIIFDPAKEELAVAETALAVSVAEVRRVAAEGDMELDKKSRELKLLSIRTIDPPSRLTPPGVPHTTNGTAQKGEPQTTQGVWKAPLGGTKFGVMDSIIQAVLEKGGVADEVLEGLEGVELT from the exons ATGGCGTCCCAGATAAATCTCTTCTCGCCAGCCGAACTTGCGTATCTTCACCAGTCACTCTCGTTACATCCTCCAATCCGACCCGATGGACGCATACCGACACAATTCCGTCCCTTGACAGCAGAGACGGGTGTTCTGCCGGGTACCAATGGCAGCGCGCGCGTACATTTCGCTGATGGCACCGAGGCCATTGTAGGagtcaaggctgagattgagaagactgGAGGAAGcgaagagcagcagcaagacgaagaagatcgaACAAGGGGTGACTGGCTCGAATTGGCAGTTGAGATCCCAGGACagagagatgatgaagcctcGACAATATTCCTGGCAGAAATGTTGAGAGAGGCGCTATTGGCAGATAATGAGTTTGCCAAGAAATTGAGAATCAACAGACGGTTTCACTGGCGACTATATCTCGAC GTTCTACTAATATCTCCTCCGCTATCATACCCTCTCCCACTACTATCACTCACAACACATCTCGCTCTTCTGGCCACCCGTTTGCCCCGCCTCAAGTCTGAAGGCGACGAGGACCCTATGTTCAACGACGATTGGGAGGCCTCGACATTCTTGTACCCTCGCGATGGTGCTGATGCGGCAGGCTCACGACCATCTATCACACTTCTCGTGGTTGCGATTGGcgacaacatcatcttcgacCCTGCAAAGGAGGAATTGGCTGTCGCGGAGACAGCGCTGGCCGTATCTGTGGCGGAGGTCCGTCGAGTCGCAGCTGAGGGCGACATGGAGCTGGACAAGAAGAGCCGCGAGCTCAAGTTGCTGTCTATTCGAACCATTGACCCGCCATCAAGGCTCACACCGCCCGGAGTGCCGCACACGACGAATGGAACTGCACAAAAGGGAGAGCCCCAAACAACTCAGGGCGTGTGGAAGGCACCATTGGGTGGAACCAAGTTTGGAGTAATGGACAGTATAATACAGGCTGTACTGGAGAAGGGTGGAGTTGCGGATGAGGTTTTGGAGGGCCTGGAGGGTGTCGAGCTCACATGA
- a CDS encoding hypothetical protein (EggNog:ENOG41): MASRAIIPRFLLPLQGPLWRGISIPLSQNSIRIRFASSSSKGKPIVLEKPARFNPPSHGSRLKKNHVPKHYGPELTASEVAAQNKKHYPGMMAPEGTWEHFFWHSRLLHTFITMGTLFALGVFTFFMNYAYNSPYKELVPPISDLWTHPLHFFVAWKNVIVLHEKDKAEKARDHRTDHLDDVAKRRLFMKMHGIEAKDPVTVVFGKGEEDPKPEQAAVEDELVQKVEVQEKVEEPKKKWFGVF; encoded by the exons ATGGCATCTCGCGCCATCATCCCCCgctttctcctccctcttcaGGGTCCTCTGTGGCGTGGTATCAGCATCCCGCTCTCACAGAACAGCATCCGAATTCGCTtcgcctcttcatcctcaaagGGAAAGCCTATTGTTCTCGAGAAGCCCGCTCGTTTCAACCCTCCTTCTCATGGCTCCCGCCTCAAGAAGAACCATGTGCCTAAACATTACGGCCCTGAGCTCACCGCTTCCGAGGTCGCTGCTCAGAACAAGAAGCACTATCCCGGTATGATGGCTCCCGAGGGGACATGGGAGCACTTTTTCTGGCACAGTAGGCTTTTGCATACTTTTATCACCATG GGAACTCTTTTCGCCCTTGGTGTTTTCACCTTTTTCATGAACTACGCCTACAACTCGCCATACAAGGAGCTCGTCCCTCCCATTTCAGACCTCTGGACGCACCCTCTTCACTTCTTCGTCGCCTGGAAGAATGTTATTGTCCTGCacgagaaggacaaggccgAGAAAGCTAGGGACCACCGAACGGACCATCTCGACGATGTAGCTAAGCGCCGACTTTTCATGAAGATGCACGGAATCGAGGCCAAGGACCCTGTGACTGTTGTGTTTGGCAAGGGTGAGGAGGATCCCAAGCCTGAGCAAGCTGCTGTGGAGGACGAGCTAGTGCAAAAGGTCGAGGTGCAagagaaggttgaagagcccaagaagaagtgGTTTGGTGTCTTCTAA
- the CYC1 gene encoding iso-1-cytochrome c (EggNog:ENOG41): MAGGDIKKGANLFKTRCAQCHTVEKDGGNKIGPALHGLWGRKTGSVEGYAYTDANKQKGIEWNDDTLFEYLENPKKYIPGTKMAFGGLKKAKDRNDLIAYLKDSTK, encoded by the exons atggctgGCG GCGATATCAAGAAGGGTGCCAACCTCTTCAAGACCCGATGTGCTCAGTGCCACACCGTTGAGAAGGACGGCGGCAACAAGATCGGCCCTGCCCTGCACGGCCTCTGGGGCCGCAAGACTGGTTCCGTCGAGGGCTACGCCTACACCGATGCCAACAAGCAGAAGGGCATTGAGTGGAACGACGACACTCTCTTCGAGTACCTCGAGAACCCCAAGAAGTACATCCCCGGTACCAAGATGGCCTTCGGTGGcttgaagaaggccaaggaccGCAACGACCTTATTGC CTACCTCAAGGACTCTACCAAATAA
- a CDS encoding hypothetical protein (BUSCO:EOG09261YV6), which yields MTLGDRKPRLSLRQGLDRDVYMVMKKLEDANDGKPFKTSSSVYDAIKKSNSSLSRQKKRPLEDSIDRVLQFRKEELGDSSDSEAELEEPPKPDDDRFLLNRQMTKHWNTTTSTTPDNMPQSTNERPRANKKRRLQEDGEERAKDGGITTKGALTDTDAAPTEKQDKAPLKKTQKTSRYKLELPSGLVELGGVKEMQQGIIEHIKCLFKWPGTYSTNGWRGLPGLLLSGPTGIGKTTLIRSTAAKLDLPIVHLMGCFEDPERMEKSLNEAVEEAMRVAPCIMFIEKLDWFMSRPGAIGHSESHRRNVLQFIRQMRRIAAEQDKDRRILAMATTSRITDIDPTIITTGLFEETIQMRIPDLEARRDIWSVIAGKINLAEDVDFAELAKITHGFLGADIINVARRAQLYPQKRMMHMDQYRHYFIDTSAQSQPDLDLMELADQQSPSPITEYPSLPMFQEDFKKAIKDYTPSLRKEGFTVIPNVSWEQVGALKAARDQLNMSIIGPIKTPELYRRAGLSRPAGCLLWGPPGCGKTLVAQAVANEAQASFILINGPELLNKYVGESERAVRELFNRARSSTPCILFFDEMDSLVPKRDNASTEAGTRVVNALLTELDGVQDRTGVYVIGTTNRPDMIDPAMLRPGRLNVRLFIDLPTPDERVDILRAIYRTNHPDATAEEFDRLEPIARDTRCTDFSGADLGGLHVKAAESALRRCLQGVKPEAEIDGVDWEHALSTTYRSVQNPETYRKLEVKLGKS from the coding sequence ATGACTCTAGGAGACAGGAAGCCGCGCCTCAGTCTAAGGCAGGGGCTCGATCGCGATGTGTACATGgtcatgaagaagcttgaggatgcAAACGACGGCAAGCCTTtcaaaacatcatcatctgttTACGACGCTATCAAGAAATCAAATTCTAGCCTTAGCCGACAAAAGAAGCGCCCTTTGGAAGACTCGATCGACCGCGTACTTCAATTCCGCAAAGAAGAGCTCGGCGATTCAAGCGACTCTGAAGCCGAACTCGAAGAACCACCCAAGCCCGACGACGACCGTTTCCTTCTCAACAGACAAATGACGAAGCACTGGAACACGACAACATCTACAACTCCCGATAACATGCCTCAGTCTACGAACGAAAGACCCCGCGCGAACAAGAAGCGTCGCTTGcaggaagatggagaagagcgaGCAAAGGATGGTGGCATCACGACCAAGGGTGCTTTGACGGATACAGATGCTGCACCTACAGAAAAGCAAGACAAAGCACCTCTGAAGAAAACACAAAAGACGAGCCGCTACAAGCTCGAGCTTCCTTCCGGCctggttgagcttggaggtGTGAAAGAAATGCAACAAGGTATTATCGAACATATAAAATGTCTTTTCAAATGGCCAGGAACATACTCTACCAACGGCTGGCGAGGGCTCCctggtcttcttctctcagGCCCGACTGGCATTGGCAAGACGACGTTGATCAGATCAACAGCTGCGAAGCTCGACTTGCCGATTGTGCATCTTATGGGATGCTTTGAGGACCCGGAGCGCATGGAAAAAAGCCTTAACGAGGCGGTTGAGGAAGCCATGCGAGTCGCTCCGTGTATCATGTTTATCGAAAAGCTTGACTGGTTTATGTCTAGACCTGGAGCTATTGGTCATAGCGAAAGCCATCGTCGCAACGTTTTACAGTTCATCCGACAGATGCGGCGTATCGCAGCTGagcaagacaaagacagaCGCATTTTAGCAATGGCTACAACATCCCGAATTACAGATATCGACCCTACTATTATCACGACTGGATTGTTTGAGGAGACCATCCAGATGAGGATACCAGATCTTGAGGCTCGACGAGATATCTGGAGTGTCATTGCCGGAAAGATAAATCTAGCAGAAGATGTCGACTTTGCAGAGCTTGCCAAGATTACTCATGGTTTCCTCGGCGCTGACATTATCAACGTCGCCAGACGCGCTCAGTTGTACCCGCAGAAACGCATGATGCACATGGATCAATATCGTCACTACTTCATCGACACATCAGCCCAGTCACAACCAGATCTAGATCTCATGGAACTTGCCGACCAACAATCGCCTAGCCCTATTACTGAATACCCTAGTTTACCTATGTTCCAAGAGGATTTCAAAAAGGCTATCAAAGACTATACCCCCTCCCTACGAAAAGAGGGCTTCACCGTCATTCCCAACGTCTCCTGGGAGCAGGTCGGTGCTCTCAAGGCTGCCCGCGATCAGCTCAACATGTCAATCATTGGACCCATCAAAACCCCCGAGCTCTACCGTCGTGCTGGCCTTAGCCGTCCAGCAGGTTGCCTTCTCTGGGGCCCCCCTGGCTGCGGTAAAACCCTCGTCGCTCAAGCTGTCGCCAACGAAGCACAGGCAAGCTTCATCCTTATCAACGGGCCGGaattacttaataagtaCGTCGGTGAATCAGAGCGCGCAGTGCGTGAGCTATTCAACCGGGCGCGCTCATCAACACCctgcatcctcttcttcgatgaAATGGATTCCCTCGTTCCAAAGCGAGACAATGCATCAACAGAGGCAGGCACCCGTGTTGTCAACGCACTGCTCACGGAGCTCGATGGTGTTCAAGATCGCACAGGCGTATATGTTATCGGCACAACCAACAGACCAGATATGATCGACCCGGCCATGCTTCGACCCGGCCGTCTCAATGTCCGTCTTTTCATCGACCTACCTACCCCTGACGAGAGGGTCGATATCCTCCGAGCCATCTATCGCACAAATCACCCCGACGCAACAGCCGAGGAATTCGACCGCCTCGAGCCCATTGCTCGAGATACCCGCTGCACCGACTTTAGCGGTGCTGATCTAGGCGGACTCCATGTGAAGGCTGCCGAAAGTGCCCTTCGACGATGCCTTCAGGGGGTTAAGCCAGAGGCTGAGATTGACGGGGTGGATTGGGAGCATGCCCTCTCCACCACCTATAGAAGTGTGCAGAATCCTGAGACTTATCGAAAACTTGAGGTGAAGTTGGGGAAATCCTAG
- a CDS encoding hypothetical protein (EggNog:ENOG41~BUSCO:EOG09264IIZ): protein MGGNASKVTAQDKAILDMKNQRDRLHQYQRRITVLTDKETDIAKQMLAKGDKKRALLALRRKKYQESLLAKTDAQLAQLEKLTNDVEFALIQKDVVFGLQQGTKVLKEIHAEMGGIENVEKLMGETAEAIAYQQEVSDMLGGRISNQDEQEVEDELEALEAELTGPAKLPSVPVANLPEVQKNQEVEAQAERAKQPAMLAA from the exons ATGGGCGGAAACGCAAGTAAAGTCACAGCCCAGGACAA GGCCATCCTGGACATGAAGAACCAGCGCGATAGGCTTCACCAATACCAACGGCGCATAACAGTCCTCACGGATAAAGAGACCGATATCGCAAAGCAGATGCTGGCCAAAGGCGACAAGAAGCGCGCTCTATTAGCCCTACGGCGCAAGAAGTATCAAGAGTCGCTATTAGCTAAGACAGATGCGCAATTAGCTCAGCTGGAGAAATTGACGAACGATGTCGAGTTTGCGCTTATACAGAAAGATGTGGTGTTTGGACTGCAGCAGGGTACAAAGGTGCTTAAGGAGATCCATGCCGAGATGGGTGGGATTGAGAATGTGGAGAAATTGATGGGCGAGACGGCGGAGGCTATTGCATATCAACAA GAAGTCAGCGATATGCTTGGAGGTCGTATTTCCAACCAGGACGAGCAAGAGGTGGAAGACGAACTGGAAGCTCTCGAAGCCGAACTCACAGGTCCAGCCAAGCTACCCTCCGTCCCCGTGGCGAATCTACCAGAAGTACAGAAGAATCAAGAAGTCGAGGCACAAGCCGAGAGAGCGAAGCAACCAGCCATGCTAGCAGCATAG
- a CDS encoding hypothetical protein (EggNog:ENOG41), translating into MPHTKVDPAIVEALGLDPANSAINSHGGSGFASTFKITSEKDGKPLNYFVKTGTGKEAEVMFTGEHASLNAIADSVPNFCPRSHAHGALTGRPGQHFLATDFLDLGSSAPGGSGKTLASKVAQLHTTPAPIPEGYDKQMFGFPVPTCCGATEQDNSWRESWADFYANNRLRHIARQAVCNNGADPELEEVVETVASKVVPRLIGDDVVKNIKPVVIHGDLWSGNHSKGQIAGQGGCEEVVYDPSAVYGHSEFELGIMNMFGGFTNHFWKEYHELVPTAEPVAEWPDRVKLYELYHHLNHYAMFGGGYRGGAMSIMRKLISKYA; encoded by the exons ATGCCGCATACGAAAGTCGACCCCGCCATCGTTGAGGCCCTGGGCCTGGACCCCGCCAACTCGGCTATCAACTCTCATGGTGGATCGGGCTTTGCTTCTACGTTCAAGATAACCTCTGAGAAGGACGGGAAGCCTTTGAATTACTTTGTCAAGACTGGTACAGGGAAGGAAGCTGAGGTTATGTTTACGG GTGAACACGCCTCCCTTAACGCCATAGCAGACTCAGTTCCCAACTTCTGTCCCAGATCTCATGCCCACGGAGCTCTCACAGGCCGTCCAGGGCAACACTTCCTCGCCACTGACTTTCTCGATCTGGGGTCATCAGCACCTGGTGGTTCAGGCAAGACTCTAGCTTCAAAAGTTGCGCAGCTACACACAACACCAGCTCCCATCCCAGAAGGCTATGACAAGCAAATGTTTGGGTTCCCAGTCCCTACATGTTGCGGTGCTACAGAGCAGGATAACTCATGGCGAGAGTCGTGGGCTGACTTTTACGCGAATAACCGTCTGAGACATATCGCGCGTCAGGCAGTTTGCAACAACGGTGCTGATCCagaacttgaagaagttgttgagACAGTTGCGAGCAAAGTTGTACCACGGCTGATTGGGGATGATGTTGTAAAGAACATCAAACCTGTCGTTATTCATGGCGATCTATGGAGTGGAAATCATTCCAAGGGGCAGATCGCAGGTCAAGGTGGATGCGAAGAAGTTGTCTACGATCCCTCAGCTGTATATGGCCACTCTGAGTTTGAACTCGGCATCATGAACATGTTTGGTGGCTTCACCAATCACTTCTGGAAGGAGTACCATGAACTGGTGCCAACGGCAGAGCCAGTAGCTGAGTGGCCAGACAGAGTGAAGCTATACGAACT ATACCATCATCTCAACCACTATGCCATGTTTGGTGGTGGCTACCGAGGAGGCGCCATGTCCATCATGAGGAAACTCATCAGCAAGTACGCATAG
- the TCA9 gene encoding Succinate--CoA ligase [ADP-forming] subunit beta, mitochondrial (EggNog:ENOG41~BUSCO:EOG09262GXD): protein MFKLGRSRAVASALNSSKLQFAAPAARFPGVQQRRALSIHEYLSADLLRQYGIGVPKGSVAKSAKEAKEIAEKIGNDDMVIKAQVLAGGRGKGTFDNGLKGGVRVIYSPHEAEMFAEQMIGHNLITKQTGAGGRLCNAVYICERKFARREFYLAILMDRQNQCPVIVSSSQGGMDIETVAKETPDAIHTNYIDINVGVTDEVARDIATKLGFSEQCIEEAKDTIQKLYKIFTEKDSTQIEINPLSETSDHKVLCMDAKFGFDDNAEFRQKDVFEWRDTTQEDPDEVRAAESNLNFIKLDGDIGCLVNGAGLAMATMDIIKLNGGQPANFLDVGGGATPAAIREAFELITSDAKVTAIFVNIFGGIVRCDAIATGLIKTVESMNLRIPIIARLQGTNVEQAHQLINDSGLKIFSIDDLQTAAEKAVQLSKVVKMARDIDVGVEFTLGI, encoded by the exons ATGTTCAAGCTCGGCCGTAGTCGTGCTGTGGCTTCGGCCCTCAACTCCTCAAAG CTCCAGTTTGCTGCACCTGCCGCTCGATTCCCCGGCGTTCAACAACGACGAGCTCTGAGCATTCACGAGTACCTCTCTGCCGACCTCCTCCGACAG TACGGCATTGGTGTCCCCAAGGGTTCCGTCGCAAAGTCCgccaaggaggccaaggagatcgCTGAGAAGATTGGCAACGATGATATGGTTATCAAGGCCCAGGTCCTTGCCGGTGGCCGAGGAAAGGGTACCTTCGACAACGGCCTGAAGGGTGGTGTCCGTGTCATCTACTCTCCCCACGAGGCCGAGATGTTCGCCGAGCAGATGATCGGCcacaacctcatcaccaagCAGACGGGCGCTGGCGGCCGTCTCTGCAACGCCGTCTACATTTGCGAGCGCAAGTTTGCTCGTCGTGAGTTCTACCTCGCCATCCTCATGGACCGTCAGAACCAGTGCCCCGTCATTGTCTCCTCTTCCCAGGGCGGTATGGACATTGAGACCGTCGCCAAGGAGACCCCCGATGCCATCCACACCAACTacatcgacatcaacgttGGTGTCACCGACGAGGTTGCCCGCGACATTGCCACTAAGCTTGGCTTCAGCGAGCAGTGCatcgaggaggccaaggacaCCATCCAGAAGCTCTACAAGATCTTCACCGAGAAGGACTCTACCCAGATTGAGATCAACCCTCTCTCCGAGACCTCCGACCACAAGGTTCTCTGCATGGACGCCAAGTTCGGTTTCGACGACAACGCTGAGTTCCGACAGAAGGATGTCTTTGAGTGGCGCGACACCACTCAGGAGGACCCCGATGAGGTCCGCGCTGCTGAGTCcaacctcaacttcatcaagcttgacgGTGATATCGGCTGCCTTGTCAACGGTGCCGGTCTTGCCATGGCCACCATGGATATCATCAAGCTGAACGGAGGTCAGCCCGCCAACTTCCTCGACGTTGGTGGCGGTGCCACTCCTGCTGCTATCCGAGAGGCTTTCGAGCTCATCACCAGCGATGCTAAGGTCACCGCTATCTTTGTCAACATTTTCGGTGGTATCGTCCGATGTGACGCTATCGCCACTGGTCTCATCAAGACCGTTGAGAGCATGAACCTCCGAATCCCCATCATTGCCCGTCTCCAGGGTACCAACGTTGAGCAGGCTCACCAGCTCATCAACGACTCTGGTCTTAAGATCTTCTCCATCGATGACCTACAAACCGCCGCCGAGAAGGCTGTCCAGCTGTCCAAGGTCGTCAAGATGG CCCGCGACATCGATGTCGGTGTCGAGTTCACCCTCGGAATCTAA
- a CDS encoding hypothetical protein (EggNog:ENOG41), with protein MAALTKSKRTLEEPQEDRKVKVTKTKKQSSPAAPTSPADFTTIMASQLALIEASSRTPFEKSVWTLLCQIPRGSFSTYGIMAAHLKSSPRAVGNALRRNPFAPEVPCHRVVATGGALGGFKGKWPKDGEGITLDEKRKLLRGEGVRWDDKGKVIGTPFSGFA; from the coding sequence ATGGCAGCCCTCACCAAAAGCAAGCGAACTCTTGAAGAGCCCCAAGAAGATCGCAAAGTCAAAGTTACAAAGACCAAGAAACAATCATCACCTGCTGCACCAACCTCACCCGCTGACTTCACCACAATCATGGCTTCTCAACTAGCTCTCATCGAAGCATCCAGCCGCACACCATTCGAGAAGAGTGTATGGACACTTCTCTGCCAGATCCCACGGGGTAGCTTCTCAACATACGGTATCATGGCCGCGCATTTAAAGTCATCACCAAGAGCTGTAGGCAATGCGCTGCGACGGAATCCATTCGCACCAGAAGTACCATGTCATCGCGTTGTGGCTACTGGAGGTGCGCTGGGTGGGTTCAAAGGGAAGTGGCCTAAAGATGGTGAGGGAATCactcttgatgagaagaggaagctttTGAGAGGCGAAGGAGTGAGATGGGATGATAAGGGGAAGGTTATAGGGACACCGTTCAGCGGATTCGCATGA
- a CDS encoding hypothetical protein (EggNog:ENOG41), with translation MFASRSITRIALRRGCPLRQFSTSRPLAVSYHSYTLPTHTSTPPRNDDTPETSITQPDPLPKVHETRPPPQQPQHPQPPKQQEPAPTQNATPVTSASAPKLSETEAQKPKAVRPRPKLRPRKAAMNLTPSAVEQLRELLDQPEPKLIKVGVRNRGCSGLAYHLEYVDKPGAFDETVEQDGVKVLIDSKALFSIIGSEMDYVEDKLNQRFVFKNPNISKLPQQSQIVITLTDISEEECGCGESFMV, from the coding sequence ATGTTTGCCTCGAGATCGATAACGAGAATCGCCCTGCGACGAGGATGCCCTCTGAGGCAATTCTCAACCTCGAGACCTCTCGCTGTGTCCTACCACTCATACACCCTCCCAACACATACCTCGACGCCTCCGAGAAACGACGACACTCCTGAAACTTCAATAACACAACCTGATCCTCTCCCCAAAGTCCACGAGACAcgacctcctcctcaacaaccgCAGCATCCTCAACCGCCTAAGCAACAAGAACCCGCGCCAACACAAAATGCTACTCCCGTCACATCGGCATCAGCTCCGAAGCTCAGCGAAACAGAAGCTCAGAAGCCAAAGGCAGTTAGACCACGACCCAAGCTACGACCGCGCAAGGCCGCTATGAACTTGACGCCCTCTGCGGTGGAGCAATTACGAGAATTGCTTGACCAACCGGAACCgaagctcatcaaggtcGGAGTACGGAACCGAGGATGCAGTGGCTTGGCCTATCATCTTGAATACGTTGATAAGCCGGGTGCTTTTGACGAGACTGTTGAGCAGGATGGCGTCAAGGTCTTGATTGACAGCAAGGCGCTGTTTAGTATCATTGGGAGTGAGATGGATTATGTTGAGGACAAGCTTAACCAGCGGTTTGTCTTTAAGAACCCAAACATCAGTAAGTTACCACAACAATCACAGATCGTCATCACACTAACAGACATCTCAGAGGAGGAATGTGGCTGCGGAGAGTCCTTCATGGTCTAG
- a CDS encoding hypothetical protein (EggNog:ENOG41): MSTHEKENPIAQAASESADSDTPGFHPKGWMYKTVRIAGVDLWYASPKVQLLMVSIVCFLCPGMFNALTGLGGGGQVSNEAQDHANTALYSTFAVIGFFAGTFANRLGLRLTLSIGGLGYCVYAASFLCYSHTQNMPFVVFAGALLGLCAGLLWAAQGSIMMSYPPEKSKGRYISWFWVIFNMGAVIGSLIPLAQNINKKAGPVSDGTYAAFIALMAIGAILALMICDADKIVREDNTKVIVMKNPSWSTEIKGLWETLSHAPWVVLLFPMFFSSNIFYTYQNVNMNLAQFNVRTRALNNLLYWLAQIFGALIVGYALDASSVRRSVRAKISLVVLFVLTFAIWGGGYAWQKDQRPREIAMNPANEDDKIDWDDGAHKFLAPMFLYFFYGFFDAAWQTCIYWYMGFYKGIQSAGAAIFWRLDGLGKPFDTIFAATWACLGASLVIAAPVIFMKIQDSVSIEEDLKFSDEKIEDVIVAPTDKKIALTEA, encoded by the exons ATGTCTACTCACGAAAAGGAAAACCCCATCGCCCAAGCGGCTTCAGAATCTGCAGACTCAGATACACCAGGCTTCCACCCCAAAGGATGGATGTACAAGACCGTTCGCATCGCTGGCGTTGACCTCTGGTACGCCTCGCCCAAGGTCCAACTCCTCATGGTCTCCATCGTCTGCTTCTTGTGTCCCGGCATGTTCAATGCCTTGACTGGCCTCGGAGGTGGCGGCCAAGTCTCCAATGAAGCCCAGGATCACGCCAATACGGCTCTCTACAGCACCTTTGCCGTCATTGGTTTCTTCGCTGGTACTTTCGCAAACAGACTTGGCCTTCGTCTGACTCTGTCCATCGGAGGTTTGGGATATTGTGTCTATGCTGCTTCGTTCTTGTGCTATTCGCATACTCAGAACATGCCCTTTGTCGTCTTTGCTGGTGCTCTCTTGGGTCTCTGCGCTGGACTCTTGTGGGCTGCTCAGGGATCTATCATGATGTCTTATCCTCCTGAGAAGAGCAAGGGACGATATATCTCTTGGTTCTGGGTCATTTTCAACATGGGTGCTGTCATCGGTTCTCTT ATCCCCCTTGCTcaaaacatcaacaagaaaGCTGGCCCCGTCTCCGATGGCACGTACGCCGCTTTCATCGCTCTCATGGCCATCGGCgccatcctcgccctcaTGATCTGCGACGCCGACAAGATCGTTCGTGAGGACAACACCAAGGTCATCGTCATGAAGAACCCCTCATGGAGCACCGAAATCAAGGGTCTCTGGGAAACACTCTCCCACGCCCCCTGggtcgtcctcctcttccccatgttcttctcctcaaacaTCTTCTACACTTACCAAAACGTCAACATGAACCTCGCTCAGTTCAACGTCCGCACTCGCGCTCTCAACAACTTGCTCTACTGGCTCGCTCAGATCTTTGGCGCCCTTATTGTTGGATACGCCCTTGACGCCTCTAGCGTCCGTCGCAGTGTCCGAGCAAAGATCTCTCTGGTTGTCCTCTTTGTTCTGACCTTTGCTATCTGGGGTGGTGGCTATGCCTGGCAGAAGGATCAGCGACCTCGCGAGATCGCCATGAACCCTGCCAACGAGGATGACAAGATTGACTGGGACGATGGTGCTCACAAGTTCCTTGCTCCCATGTTCCTCTACTTCTTCTACGGCTTCTTCGATGCTGCTTGGCAGACTTGCATCTACTGGTACATGG GTTTCTACAAGGGTATCCAATCCGCCGGTGCAGCCATCTTCTGGCGTCTCGACGGCCTCGGCAAGCCATTCGACACCATTTTCGCCGCTACATGGGCCTGCCTCGGTGCTTCGCTCGTCATCGCCGCCCCTGTCATCTTCATGAAGATCCAGGACTCCGTCTCAATCGAAGAGGATCTTAAGTTCAGCGACGAGAAGATCGAGGACGTCATTGTCGCACCTACAGATAAGAAGATTGCCCTCACAGAGGCGTAG